A genomic stretch from Methanomassiliicoccales archaeon includes:
- the nifV gene encoding homocitrate synthase, with translation MKDKQLVIAKLSKSPINICDTTLRDGEQAAGIVFANIEKIRIAKLLDEIGVQQIEAGIPAMGGDEKKCVKKIAQLGLNASVLGWNRANIEDISHSIDCDVDAVAISMSSSDIHIEHKLRKTREWVIERLVESIEYAKSHGLYISANAEDASRADKEFLIQFAKAAEDAGADRLRYCDTLGILEPRGTFDAIASLIKEVDLEIEMHTHNDFGMATANAIAGVQAGATFVSTTVLGIGERTGNAPLEEIVMAAKHLLKIDTGIETQRFREIAEYVARAAGRTIPDWKPIVGSNCFAHEAGIHTDGVMKYLSNYEPYSPEEVGMTRKIIIGKHSGRHTIIQVLKSKGIEIDEKTATDLLELVRATSISLKRSLSENELVYIYQDYKAGMFEKT, from the coding sequence ATGAAGGATAAGCAATTGGTCATTGCCAAATTGAGCAAGAGTCCGATCAATATCTGTGACACCACCCTGAGGGATGGAGAACAGGCTGCAGGCATCGTCTTTGCGAATATCGAGAAAATTAGAATTGCAAAGCTGCTTGACGAGATCGGTGTCCAGCAAATCGAAGCCGGAATTCCAGCAATGGGTGGTGATGAGAAAAAGTGCGTCAAGAAAATCGCGCAACTTGGCCTCAATGCGTCTGTTTTGGGTTGGAATCGGGCAAACATCGAAGACATTTCGCACAGCATCGATTGCGATGTTGATGCGGTTGCGATCTCCATGTCCTCTTCCGATATTCATATTGAACACAAACTGAGAAAAACTAGGGAGTGGGTTATCGAGCGATTAGTTGAATCAATCGAGTATGCGAAATCTCATGGTCTCTATATCTCGGCAAATGCTGAAGACGCTTCCCGTGCGGATAAGGAGTTTCTCATTCAATTTGCCAAAGCAGCCGAGGATGCTGGCGCGGACAGGCTCCGTTATTGCGATACGCTGGGGATTCTGGAGCCCCGCGGGACTTTCGATGCGATTGCCTCACTTATCAAAGAAGTCGATCTGGAAATCGAGATGCACACACATAACGACTTCGGTATGGCGACGGCTAATGCCATCGCTGGCGTTCAGGCTGGTGCAACCTTCGTAAGTACAACGGTTCTTGGTATCGGGGAAAGGACTGGAAACGCTCCACTTGAAGAAATCGTTATGGCGGCGAAGCATTTGCTGAAGATCGATACGGGCATCGAGACACAGCGATTCCGCGAGATCGCAGAGTACGTGGCGCGAGCAGCTGGTAGAACAATACCTGATTGGAAACCCATCGTTGGTTCGAACTGCTTCGCGCATGAAGCGGGAATTCACACCGATGGTGTGATGAAGTATCTCAGCAATTATGAGCCCTACTCCCCCGAAGAAGTCGGAATGACTAGGAAGATCATCATCGGCAAGCATTCGGGGCGGCACACGATTATTCAGGTTCTTAAGTCTAAGGGCATTGAGATCGATGAGAAGACGGCAACCGACCTCCTAGAACTTGTGAGGGCGACATCGATCAGCCTGAAGCGGAGCCTTTCTGAAAACGAGCTTGTTTATATTTATCAGGATTACAAGGCTGGCATGTTCGAAAAGACATAA
- a CDS encoding 3-isopropylmalate dehydratase large subunit yields MMGTISENIISNHIGAQVEAGDIVVVPVDFIMSQDGTTALTIQAFEKMGGKSVYAPDRYAIVIDHNAPSPVEGVSNIHKEMRRFASQHGTILYDVGEGVCHQLMPEKGHALPGSIVIGADSHTCTYGALNAFATGMGSTDVAAALISGKTWLKVPSTIKLIYNGILQPGVFSKDVALYMVGSLTADGATYKALEIYGEVIDALSVEARMTIANMAVETGAKVGLMRCDGKVVDYLRGRTSKMIKGVEATDDAVYEKVIKEDLSKLPPQVAKPHQVDQVVPVDDVLGVEINEVFIGTCTNGRLEDLRIAARILDGKKVANRTRLIVAPASREIYLKALEEGILAKIVKAGGVILTPGCGPCVGTGGGIPADGENVLSTANRNFKGRMGNSKAFIYLASPATAAYSAINGVISDPREVFQ; encoded by the coding sequence ATGATGGGAACGATTTCGGAGAATATCATATCAAATCATATTGGTGCACAGGTTGAAGCTGGCGACATCGTCGTGGTGCCAGTTGATTTTATTATGAGCCAGGATGGAACCACTGCGTTGACAATACAGGCATTCGAGAAAATGGGTGGGAAATCCGTCTATGCGCCAGATCGATACGCGATCGTCATCGATCATAATGCGCCATCACCGGTCGAAGGTGTATCGAATATACACAAAGAAATGAGGCGCTTCGCTTCGCAACACGGCACAATTCTCTATGATGTGGGCGAGGGTGTATGCCATCAGTTGATGCCAGAAAAGGGCCATGCTCTGCCAGGCAGCATTGTCATCGGTGCCGATTCCCACACTTGTACTTATGGTGCACTTAACGCCTTTGCAACAGGGATGGGTTCAACGGATGTTGCTGCAGCACTCATCAGTGGGAAAACGTGGTTGAAGGTGCCCTCAACGATTAAACTCATCTACAACGGCATTCTGCAGCCAGGTGTTTTTTCGAAAGACGTCGCGTTATATATGGTCGGATCGTTGACCGCTGATGGTGCGACATACAAGGCGCTGGAAATCTATGGAGAGGTCATCGACGCTTTGTCCGTCGAAGCGCGAATGACAATAGCTAATATGGCTGTTGAGACAGGTGCGAAGGTCGGACTGATGCGATGCGATGGAAAGGTCGTTGATTATCTCAGGGGTCGGACATCTAAGATGATCAAAGGAGTCGAAGCGACGGATGACGCAGTGTATGAAAAAGTGATTAAAGAGGATCTTTCTAAACTTCCACCGCAGGTTGCGAAGCCGCATCAGGTCGATCAGGTTGTGCCAGTTGATGATGTTCTTGGCGTCGAGATCAATGAGGTTTTCATCGGAACATGTACAAATGGACGGCTCGAAGACCTGCGCATCGCAGCTAGAATTCTCGATGGCAAGAAGGTGGCGAACCGAACAAGGTTGATCGTCGCACCAGCCTCAAGAGAGATTTATTTGAAGGCGTTGGAAGAGGGAATTCTTGCAAAGATCGTGAAGGCTGGAGGGGTCATCCTTACGCCTGGTTGCGGCCCGTGTGTCGGCACTGGTGGTGGTATACCAGCTGACGGCGAAAACGTTCTTTCGACAGCAAACCGCAATTTCAAGGGACGCATGGGCAATTCGAAGGCGTTCATCTATCTGGCGAGTCCTGCAACGGCTGCCTATTCGGCGATCAACGGCGTGATTTCTGATCCTAGAGAGGTGTTTCAATGA
- a CDS encoding 3-isopropylmalate dehydratase small subunit, whose amino-acid sequence MNLLRGRAHRFGDNINTDYIISGKYKFKTLDINEMAKHVMEDLRPGFYDEIEHGDFIVAGRNFGCGSSREQAPLVLQAAGIGAVIAESFARVFYRNCINVGLPVLECDTSSIEDGDELQVDLRKGLIRIVAKGTIIKAKPLPAVMVRILEDGGLVEHFRKHGGFKINEEG is encoded by the coding sequence ATGAATCTGCTGAGGGGAAGAGCCCATCGATTTGGAGACAACATTAACACCGATTATATCATTTCGGGGAAGTACAAGTTTAAGACTTTAGACATAAACGAAATGGCTAAGCATGTGATGGAGGATCTGAGACCTGGATTTTATGATGAAATCGAACACGGCGATTTTATCGTCGCAGGGCGGAATTTCGGATGCGGGTCAAGCAGAGAACAAGCGCCGCTCGTTTTGCAAGCCGCGGGTATCGGAGCTGTCATTGCCGAATCTTTCGCAAGGGTTTTCTATCGAAACTGCATTAATGTTGGTTTGCCAGTATTGGAATGTGACACCTCGAGTATCGAGGATGGCGACGAGCTCCAGGTGGATCTTAGGAAGGGGTTGATCAGGATCGTTGCAAAGGGAACGATCATCAAGGCGAAGCCTCTTCCCGCCGTGATGGTCAGGATCCTTGAAGATGGCGGGCTCGTCGAGCATTTCAGGAAGCATGGCGGATTCAAAATCAATGAAGAGGGATAA
- a CDS encoding isocitrate/isopropylmalate dehydrogenase family protein produces MKRDKMRKVVLVPGDGIGPEITDAAVKVVEASGAKIQWEKVEAGAKVMQEIGRPIPPRFFEWAIETGVVLKGPVTTPIGSGFKSVNVTIRQRLNLFANVRLVKSIPGVKALHSNVDIVIVRENTEGLYSGVERESSYGAVESVKITSAEASKRIAKFAFEYALANDRKEVVAVHKANILKKGDGLFLRCVGEIASGYPSIKFRDMLVDNAAFQLVTNPSQFDVIVTQNLYGDILSELCGGLIGGLALMPGANFGENIGMFEAAHGSAPDLAGKGIANPTGIILSAAWMLDYIGMKSEADKIRNAIYKVLGEGKVLTPDMGGSATTEQFTEAVIAALG; encoded by the coding sequence ATGAAGAGGGATAAGATGAGAAAAGTTGTACTTGTTCCAGGTGATGGCATCGGCCCCGAAATTACAGATGCCGCAGTGAAGGTTGTCGAGGCAAGCGGCGCGAAGATCCAATGGGAAAAGGTTGAGGCCGGTGCGAAGGTCATGCAGGAGATCGGGAGACCGATACCGCCGAGATTCTTTGAATGGGCAATCGAGACGGGCGTTGTTCTCAAGGGGCCAGTCACAACTCCAATTGGATCTGGCTTCAAGAGCGTGAATGTAACAATCCGACAGCGCCTCAACCTCTTTGCGAACGTGAGGCTTGTCAAATCGATTCCAGGCGTCAAGGCACTCCACAGCAATGTCGATATTGTCATCGTGAGAGAGAATACGGAAGGTCTCTACTCTGGCGTGGAGAGAGAATCGAGTTATGGTGCGGTAGAGAGTGTTAAGATCACTTCTGCCGAGGCAAGTAAACGCATCGCGAAGTTTGCTTTCGAATATGCCCTTGCGAACGACAGAAAAGAAGTGGTAGCGGTTCACAAGGCAAATATTTTGAAGAAGGGTGATGGTCTTTTCTTAAGATGCGTTGGCGAGATCGCGTCCGGCTATCCAAGCATTAAATTCAGAGACATGCTCGTTGATAATGCCGCATTCCAGCTCGTCACAAATCCCTCACAGTTCGACGTGATCGTGACGCAAAATCTCTATGGAGATATACTCTCAGAGCTGTGTGGCGGTCTCATCGGCGGACTCGCGCTCATGCCGGGGGCTAATTTCGGCGAGAACATCGGCATGTTTGAAGCAGCTCATGGAAGCGCACCCGATCTTGCTGGAAAGGGTATCGCGAACCCTACTGGCATCATCCTGTCTGCTGCGTGGATGCTCGATTATATCGGCATGAAAAGTGAGGCTGATAAGATTAGGAATGCAATTTATAAGGTGCTTGGAGAAGGGAAGGTGTTGACACCTGACATGGGTGGAAGTGCAACAACCGAGCAATTTACGGAAGCGGTGATCGCCGCTTTGGGATAA
- a CDS encoding rubrerythrin family protein: MAEKIHTGMYQNTKQAVENGKDVRLDDVYICDARGYTIDGEAPDRCSIRDATRERFGKF, from the coding sequence GTGGCCGAGAAAATACATACAGGCATGTATCAGAATACAAAGCAGGCGGTCGAAAACGGGAAGGACGTCAGGCTAGACGATGTATACATATGCGATGCCCGTGGCTATACGATTGATGGAGAGGCGCCAGACCGGTGTTCGATCCGTGACGCTACAAGGGAAAGATTCGGGAAGTTCTAG
- a CDS encoding phosphate uptake regulator PhoU, producing the protein MRMNVRKIQKTGVSTMTISLPKIWISEHRLKPGDPVIVRIMNDGTLHISPSTEREEESTKKIIQIDSEAKEHLTRKLVAAYLAGYDIIEVRAKDRFDLDLKRTVKDFSKMVIGPEVIEETSNSVLLHDLSDPMELPQQKCVRRMHLIAKSMHIDAMRSLEESDADLARDVIDRDTEIDRLYWMVIKQYNLILKDRYLAEKMNINVYDGMDYAVSARGIERIGDHAEKIARNTLLLADSDIEMKEYLEIGNASNAAIEIFDRAVEALFLKNIRTANEVIDRGNVLVETCERMRARIDSSIPIELIAKTTVIDSITRTIMYSMDIAEIAINGAMRSPD; encoded by the coding sequence ATGAGAATGAATGTGAGAAAAATTCAGAAGACTGGTGTCTCCACAATGACGATCTCACTTCCCAAAATTTGGATTTCCGAGCATCGTCTCAAACCAGGCGATCCTGTGATCGTTCGCATCATGAATGATGGTACACTGCACATCAGTCCGAGCACTGAAAGGGAGGAAGAATCAACAAAGAAGATCATCCAAATTGATAGTGAAGCGAAAGAACATCTCACTAGAAAGCTCGTTGCGGCGTATCTCGCGGGGTACGATATCATTGAAGTGAGAGCTAAGGATCGATTTGATCTCGATCTCAAGAGAACGGTGAAGGATTTTTCAAAGATGGTCATTGGTCCCGAGGTCATCGAAGAAACGAGTAATTCAGTATTATTGCATGATCTATCCGATCCCATGGAGTTACCCCAGCAGAAATGCGTGAGACGCATGCATCTCATCGCGAAGTCGATGCACATCGATGCAATGAGATCTCTTGAAGAAAGTGATGCCGATCTTGCGAGAGACGTTATTGATCGGGATACGGAGATCGACAGACTGTATTGGATGGTCATCAAGCAGTACAATCTCATCCTTAAAGATCGCTACCTCGCGGAGAAAATGAATATCAACGTCTATGACGGTATGGACTATGCGGTCTCTGCACGGGGGATCGAAAGAATAGGCGATCACGCAGAGAAAATCGCGAGGAACACTCTACTTCTGGCCGATTCCGATATTGAAATGAAAGAATACTTAGAAATCGGAAACGCTAGCAATGCTGCGATCGAGATTTTTGATAGGGCGGTCGAGGCACTCTTTTTAAAGAACATAAGGACAGCGAATGAAGTCATCGATCGCGGAAATGTACTCGTTGAAACCTGCGAAAGGATGCGGGCTCGTATCGATTCGTCGATTCCGATTGAACTCATCGCTAAAACGACAGTCATCGATAGCATCACAAGAACAATCATGTACTCGATGGACATCGCTGAAATCGCAATCAACGGTGCTATGAGGAGTCCAGACTAA